One stretch of Psilocybe cubensis strain MGC-MH-2018 chromosome 6, whole genome shotgun sequence DNA includes these proteins:
- a CDS encoding Glutathione S-transferase-like protein ustS, whose translation MTIIFYDIPSSLEGNAWSPNTFKTRYTLNFKGIPYVTEWVEYPDIEPLCKKLGIKATSKNPDGTDHYTLPAIHDPSTGVYIADSVLIAEYLDKTYPDTPPVFPHNTLGLQHAFAAAFSSSLSPLWEFILPDTCLVLNPPSKEYFRRTREIAFGKTLVELRPKGEYAEKRWAEFKAGLGKVDEWYSKVDGPFLLGSEVSWADIIVASYLVWLKIVWKVDGERWKDVAEWHGGRWSRIIDSLDAYTAIH comes from the exons ATGACGATAATCTTCTACGACATTCCATCCTCTCTCGAGGGCAATGCATGGTCTCCTAATACCTTCAAGACCAG GTATACGCTCAACTTCAAGGGGATCCCATACGTCACCGAATGGGTTGAATATCCCGACATCGAACCCTTATGCAAGAAGCTGGGCATCAAAGCCACATCCAAAAATCCCGACGGAACGGACCACTATACTCTTCCCGCCATTCACGATCCTTCCACTGGAGTGTACATCGCAGACTCTGTCTTGATTGCGGAATACCTCGACAAGACTTACCCCGACACGCCTCCTGTTTTCCCCCACAACACCCTTGGACTGCAGCATGCATTTGCTGCGGCGTTCAGTTCCTCTTTGAGCCCTCTCTGGGAGTTCATCCTTCCCGATACGTGTCTCGTTCTCAACCCCCCAAGCAAGGAATATTTCCGTCGCACGAGGGAAATCGCATTTGGCAAAACATTGGTTGAGCTTCGACCGAAAGGAGAGTATGCCGAGAAGCGATGGGCAGAATTTAAAGCAGGTCTGGGGAAAGTAGACGAGTGGTATTCCAAAGTTGACGGACCTTTCCTGCTGGGAAGCGAAGTGTCTTGGGCTGATATCATTGTTGCCTCCTATTTGGTTTGGTTGAAGATCGTGTGGAAGGTAGATGGTGAGCGCTGGAAGGACGTCGCAGAGTGGCATGGTGGTAGATGGTCACGCATTATCGACAGTTTGGATGCATATACTGCGATTCATTAA
- a CDS encoding Glutathione S-transferase-like protein ustS yields the protein MTIIFFDLPSTLPGNAWSPSTFKTRYTLNYKGIPYTTQWVEYPDVEAVSKKLGIKPTTTNPDGSDHYTLPAIYDPSTGVYLADSILIAEYLDKTYPDTPKIFPHNTVGLQHAFNEALETALDPLWEFILPDTCPILNPRSNVYFRRTREHAFGMTLEELRPSGERAVTRWEELKKNLEKVDAWYSKVDGTFILGNKISFADIVVASHLIWLRKVWGDRQEWKDIAEWNGGRWENLLNALEKLSKKLGIKPTGRKTHDGSDRYTLPAIYDPSTGVYLADSILIAEYLDKTYPISSPIFPHKSVGLQNAFMVAIGAMVSPIWQFTDLPAVGILNAPSAQYFRTVRERALGQSLEDASPKGQYAIDQWKRLQENFGIVASWYASTDAIGPYFMGDEVSWVDMVMASYFSWLKVTFGENDTRFLDIMRWDGGRWQRLYHDMQRFATIQ from the exons ATGACAATCATTTTCTTCGATCTCCCTTCCACCCTTCCGGGGAATGCTTGGTCTCCTAGTACTTTCAAGACAAG ATACACTCTCAACTATAAGGGAATTCCCTATACCACGCAATGGGTCGAGTACCCGGACGTCGAGGCTGTCAGCAAGAAATTGGGCATCAAGCCAACTACCACCAACCCCGACGGAAGCGATCACTACACCCTTCCTGCAATATATGATCCTTCCACTGGCGTATACCTAGCGGATTCGATCTTGATTGCGGAGTACCTCGACAAGACCTACCCAGACACGCCGAAAATTTTCCCTCACAACACTGTTGGCTTACAACACGCCTTTAATGAAGCGCTGGAGACGGCACTGGACCCTTTGTGGGAGTTCATCCTTCCGGACACATGTCCAATCCTCAATCCTCGCAGCAATGTGTATTTCCGCCGCACCAGGGAGCATGCCTTTGGTATGACTTTGGAGGAGCTACGACCCAGTGGCGAACGTGCAGTGACAAGGTGGGAAGAGCTAAAGAAGAACTTGGAGAAGGTCGATGCATGGTATTCCAAGGTCGACGGGACGTTCATCCTGGGCAATAAAATCTCTTTCGCAGATATCGTTGTCGCCTCTCACTTGATCTGGCTGAGGAAAGTTTGGGGAGATAGGCAGGAATGGAAAGATATTGCTGAGTGGAACGGAGGAAGATGGGAGAATCTCTTGAACGCACTCGAGAA GCTTTCCAAGAAATTAGGCATCAAGCCTACAGGACGAAAAACCCATGACGGCAGTGACAGATACACCCTTCCCGCCATATACGACCCGTCCACAGGCGTATACCTTGCCGATTCTATCCTCATCGCTGAGTACCTTGACAAGACATACCCGATTTCCTCTCCAATCTTCCCTCACAAAAGTGTTGGGCTACAAAATGCTTTCATGGTTGCGATTGGCGCTATGGTTTCTCCTATCTGGCAGTTCACGGACTTGCCCGCGGTTGGGATTCTTAACGCTCCTAGCGCACAGTATTTTCGAACGGTGAGGGAGAGGGCACTAGGTCAATCCCTGGAGGACGCATCTCCGAAAGGACAGTATGCCATTGACCAATGGAAAAGGCTTCAAGAAAATTTCGGAATAGTCGCTAGCTGGTATGCCAGTACTGATGCTATTGGGCCGTATTTCATGGGAGATGAGGTATCGTGGGTAGACATGGTTATGGCTTCTTACTTTTCGTGGTTGAAAGTCACCTTTGGCGAGAACGACACACGTTTTCTTGATATTATGAGGTGGGATGGTGGCCGGTGGCAGCGGTTATATCACGACATGCAGAGATTCGCGACGATTCAGTGA
- a CDS encoding Zinc-type alcohol dehydrogenase-like protein PB24D3.08c, with protein MPTCTNGRVLFNSIPEGYPEPGKTTVYDDSQVIDTAHVELNGGFLVKILELSIDPYMRGRMRDPSVESYASAFQIGQPLNSHGIGVVIRSENPEVKKGDHLHGLFEHQNYVVRKNLEGLQVVQNPNNLPWSTFIGALGMPGMTAYTGWKEFSHSKRGETAFVTAGAGPVGSMVIQLAKLDGLRVIASAGSEDKVKFLKEIGVDVAFNYKTCNTAEILAKEGPIDIYWDNVGGESLEAALDAANVDGRFIECGFISAYNDPNGVPVRNLANVFAKSLSLNGFIVTRLQDKYFDEFYKTIPPLVASGKIKHKEEVWEGLDKVGEFILAVQKGKNTAKAVIHVGDEE; from the exons ATGCCCACTTGCACAAACGGCCGTGTGCTTTTCAATTCCATCCCCGAAG GTTACCCTGAACCTGGGAAGACTACAGTATACGACGATTCTCAAGTAATCGATACGGCTCATGTTGAACTCAACGGGGGTTTCCTTGTGAAAATCCTTGAGCTTTCCATTGACCCATACATGAGAGGACGCATGCGCGATCCTTCCGTAGAATCTTATGCTTCCGCGTTCCAAATTGGACAACC ATTAAATAGCCATGGAATTGGCGTTGTCATTCGTTCGGAGAATCCTGAAGTGAAGAAGGGAGATCATCTGCATGGTTTATTCG AACATCAAAACTACGTTGTACGAAAAAACCTTGAGGGACTTCAAGTTGTTCAAAATCCCAATAATCTGCCATGGTCGACGTTCATTGGGGCGCTCGGAATGCCAG GCATGACTGCCTATACCGGTTGGAAGGAGTTTTCGCACTCCAAGAGG GGTGAAACCGCATTTGTCACGGCTGGTGCTGGACCTGTTGGGTC GATGGTGATACAGCTCGCTAAGCTGGATGGTCTACGGGTCATCGCTTCTGCAGGATCTGAGGACAAGGTGAAGTTCTTAAAGGAGATAGGGGTCGACGTTGCTTTCAATTACAAAACCTGTAATACTGCAGAAATTCTAGCAAAGGAGGGACCAATAGATAT TTACTGGGACAATGTTGGAGGAGAAAGCCTCGAGGCTGCCCTTGATGCTGCTAATGTGGACGGAAGATTCATT GAATGTGGATTTATATCTGCGTATAATGACCCCAACGGCGTTCCAGTCAGA AACCTGGCCAACGTCTTTGCTAAAAGCTTGTCGCTAAACGGATTTATTGTCACGCGGCTTCAGGACAAGTATTTTGATGAGTTCTACAAGACGATTCCTCCACTCGTAGCCTCAGGGAAGATTAAGCATAAAGAAGAGGTTTGGGAAGGTTTGGATAAAGTGGGCGAGTTTATTCTTGCCGTGCAGAAAGGAAAGAACACAGCAAAGGCTGTTATTCATGTAGGCGATGAGGAGTAG
- a CDS encoding Versatile peroxidase VPL1, with the protein MQLDFPFTTVVAQPYLLLFCRGGGADGSVLAFNKTENAFHANGGIDEITDGQFPFFLKSGLSAGDFVHLAAAVGTANCPGAPRLEFMFGRPPPKAPAPDFTVPEPTDSVTKILERFADAGFSPQEAIALLSSHTIAAAHRWDLVSKRDSFMAKAYAYGTNSDTQVFLEVLLKGRLFPGNGSQPGEVLSPLAGEMRLQSDFRLSQDPRTACFWQAMVNNQERMVTEFKAAMAKLQVLGQDRSKLIDCSDVVPIPKPFKSNIKFPPTFSRKDVQIACPLLPFPNLATQAGPAPTIPPVCVTFLVYERVGAGPAMPKDSNIDGHPPRPGSQSGRHYRRKSFAAMSEYYKHRPKIQYSMVPQCFTDEDTVACLNSPEGSIRSVKQVNLAKRASDWGKARLFDAAATARSRQRLGMETSEDKHFISMLSGLSLNDLRDDRRDSEMEVDGVPSLESLSLSTTEDRDVTVPLVTSYKKERNSTRRARQASVALRTREGPYRMPGPDFCQWEECGAPLRKGTHRLIDHFPDYEWSGEEIHCQWTDCDDLFLGTKRAMALILSSYSTSIQFAPVLTPQHFAAQYDMEMAAEESSTQNMRLISEIQQIADSVQKLRLGKDSDTDKGTHAKTK; encoded by the exons ATGCAATTGGATTTTCCATTCACG ACTGTTGTTGCCCAGCCTTACCTACTACTATTTTGCAGAGGTGGAGGTGCCGATGGCTCTGTTCTGGCCTTCAATAAAACAGAGAACGCGTTCC ATGCTAACGGAGG CATCGACGAAATCACCGATGGACAGTTCCCATTTTTCCTTAAATCAGGATTAAGTGCTGGAGACTT TGTTCACCTTGCAGCCGCTGTCGGAACAGCCAATTGTCCTGGTGCACCTCGATTGGAGTTCATGTTTGGGCGCCCCCCTCCGAAAGCCCCTGCTCCGGACTTCACCGTCCCAGAGCCAACTGACAGCGTCACAAAAATTCTGGAACGCTTTGCAGACGCTGGATTCTCACCCCAGGAAGCGATCGCTCTACTTTCTTCCCACACTATTGCTGCAGCT CACCGTTGGGACCTTGTGAGTAAACGTGATAGCTTCATGGCTAAGGCTTATGCATATGGCACGAATAGTGATACCCAGGTATTCCTCGAGGTCCTCCTCAAAGGTAGACTGTTCCCAGGAAACGGATCCCAACCGGGAGAGGTTTTATCCCCACTCGCCGGAGAGATGCGCCTCCAGAGTGACTTCCGTCTCTCACAAGATCCCCGCACTGCTTGCTTCTGGCAAGCTATGGTTA ACAACCAAGAACGCATGGTGACCGAGTTCAAGGCTGCTATGgccaagcttcaagttcttgGACAAGACAGGTCCAAGCTTATCGACTGCTCCGAT GTCGTCCCTATTCCCAAGCCATTCAAGTCTAACATCAAATTCCCGCCTACTTTCTCCAGGAAGGATGTTCAAATTGCT tgccctcttcttcctttccccAACCTCGCTACACAAGCTGGCCCTGCCCCAACTATCCCTCCTGTGTGCGTAACCTTTCTG GTATACGAACGGGTCGGAGCCGGTCCAGCGATGCCTAAAGATTCTAACATTGATGGTCATCCACCGAGACCTGG ATCACAGTCAGGGCGCCATTACAGGCGAAAGTCCTTTGCTGCTATGAGCGAATACTACAAGCATCGTCCCAAAATTCAATACTCAATGGTCCCTCAATGTTTCACAGACGAAGACACCGTGGCATGCTTGAATTCTCCCGAAGGTTCCATTCGTTCCGtcaagcaagtcaatttagCAAAAAGAGCGTCTGACTGGGGAAAGGCTAGACTCTTCGATGCTGCTGCCACTGCCCGTTCTCGACAGAGGCTTGGCATGGAAACATCTGAAGATAAGCATTTTATATCGATGCTGTCTGGCCTGTCTTTGAACGACCTCCGTGATGATCGTCGAGATTCTGAAATGGAAGTCGATGGTGTACCGTCCCTCGAGTCTCTCTCATTGTCCACTACAGAAGACAGAGATGTGACAGTTCCTCTAGTTACATCATacaaaaaggaaagaaattCTACCAGAAGGGCGAGGCAAGCTTCAGTCGCCTTGCGCACTCGTGAAGGGCCGTACAGAATGCCTGGTCCCGATTTCTGCCAATGGGAAGAGTGTGGAGCGCCTCTGAGAAAAGGTACCCACAGGCTAATTGACCATTTTCCTGATTACGAATGGAGTGGTGAAGAGATTCATTGTCAGTGGACGGATTGTGACGATCTCTTCTTAGGAACCAAACGAGCCATG GCTTTGATTCTATCTTCTTATTCTACATC GATTCAGTTTGCCCCTGTCCTTACTCCGCAGCATTTTGCTGCCCAGTATGACATGGAAATGGCGGCCGAAGAGAGCAGTACACAGAACATGCGACTGATCTCAGAGATCCAACAGATTGCTGATTCTGTACAAAAATTACGTCTTGGAAAGGATTCAGACACGGACAAAGGCACACATGCAAAAACTAAGTAG
- a CDS encoding vacuolar protein sorting-associated protein 1, with amino-acid sequence MTFSLLVATVSAAILASQVASAALTKHVTCASGHVTANRACCALFPIVDMLQEELFDGSECGEEVFAALKPSTVDME; translated from the exons ATGACTTTCTCTCTTCTTGTCGCCACTGTCTCTGCTGCCATTCTGGCATCTCAGGTCGCTAGCGCTGCTCTGACCAAACATGTCACTTGTGCGTCTGGGCATGTAACGGCTAATCGTGCATGTTGCG CGCTTTTCCCAATCGTGGATATGTTGCAGGAGGAACTTTTTGATGGAAGTGAATGCGGAGAGGAGGTATTTGCTGCTCTCAAGCCAAGCACAGTGGATATGGAGTAA
- a CDS encoding Carboxylic acid transporter protein-like protein (Carboxylic acid transporter protein homolog) gives MAPYFLRNIVPRRETRAGARPLLTVLRELTWVQWALFFSGWLAWTCDSIDFFSVSLSVTHLQTQFNRDTHDITTAITLTLLFRSVGAAIFGILSDRYGRKWPLIWNLILVAILELGAGFVQTFRQFLALRSLFGIGMGGIWGLAASTALENLPVEARGIASGFLQEGYAVGYLIAAVINLFLVPEVSASWRSLFWTASGISLFAAFIRMLLPESEVFLRAKAADMASGRDTSKKTKIFIHETKEMLKRHWLLCIYSVLLMTGFNFLSHGSQDLYPTYLTASKGFTSHDATVATIIGNCVSVGGVFAGWLSQYIGRRLTIVIHLLLIGAFIPLWILPSTFSALSAGAFCIQFGVQGAWGVIPIQLAEMSPPAFRATFPGVAYQLGNMVSSASAQIEATGGDNLRTTIIKNGTPTDVPDYATIRRNHGSHFEKAKTAFEEGGGRGEMVQNEANDGIRRESDSESGDEKRGSIIEAEKAVNSI, from the exons ATGGCTCCATATTTCTTGCGCAACATCGTCCCCAGAAGGGAGACAAGAGCTGGAGCACGACCGTTGCTGACGGTTCTAAGAGAGCTGACATGGGTTCAATGGGCACTCTTCTTCTCTGG GTGGCTTGCGTGGACTTGCGATTCAATTGATTTCTTCTCCGTATCTCTGAGTGTAACGCATCTCCAGACTCAGTTTAACAGAGACACCCACGATATC ACGACAGCTATCACCTTGACCTTGCTTTTCCGCTCGGTTGGCGCA GCTATCTTCGGCATTCTTTCTGATCGATACGGGCGTAAATGGCCCCTTATCTGGAATCTTATTCTCGTCGCAATTCTTGAACTTGGAGCAGGATTCGTTCAGACATTCAGACAGTTCCTCGCTCTCAGGTCATTGTTCGGAATTGGAATGGGGGGGATCTGGGGATTGGCCGCTTCGACCGCACTTGAGAACCTCCCAGTTGAAGCTCGTGGTATCGCGAGCGGCTTCCTTCAAGAAGGATACGCCGTTGGCTATTTGATTGCAGCAGTGatcaatcttttccttgtACCCGAAGTCAGTGCATCATGGCGCAGTTTATTCTGGACTGCATCAGGAATCTCTCTTTTCGCCGCCTTCATTCGCATGTTGCTGCCGGAGAGTGAGGTTTTCTTGCGAGCGAAAGCTGCTGATATGGCAAGCGGTAGAGATACCTCAAAGAAGACCAAGATATTCATACACGAGACGAAGGAGATGCTGAAGAGGCATTGGCTCTTGTGTATCTATTCCGTCCTCCTCATGACAG GGTTCAACTTCCTATCTCACGGATCTCAG GATCTTTATCCCACATACCTTACTGCCTCCAAAGGATTCACCTCACATGACGCAACTGTTGCGACCATCATTGGCAACTGTGTAAGTGT GGGTGGCGTCTTTGCCGGATGGTTGAGCCAGTATATCGGAAGGAGGTTAACAATTGT TATTCATTTACTTCTCATTGGTG CTTTTATCCCTCTGTGGATTTTACCGTCCACCTTCAGTGCTCTCTCCGCAGGagccttctgcatccaattCGGAGTCCAGGGTGCATGGGGTGTG ATTCCCATTCAATTGGCTGAGATGTCACCTCCAGCATTCAGAGCAACCTTCCCTGGCGTTGCCTATCAGCTCGGAAAT ATGGTCTCCTCCGCCTCGGCCCAAATTGAAGCCA CTGGCGGTGATAACTTGCGAACCACGATCATCAAGAACGGGACGCCTACTGATGTCCCAGATTATGCAACG ATACGTAGGAACCATGGATCACACTTCGAGAAAGCAAAGACTGCATTTGAAGAGGGAGGTGGACGCGGCGAGATGGTTCAAAATGAGGCAAATGACGGAATCAGAAGGGAAAGTGATAGTGAGTCAGGGGACGAAAAGCGAGGAAGTATCATCGAGGCGGAGAAAGCTGTGAACTCAATCTAA
- a CDS encoding Eukaryotic translation initiation factor 3 subunit E: MAEYDLSKTIIPYLDRHLSFPLLAHLAEITLFPAEQVQLAQYELAKGTNMFDYAVSLFRQIYPGKEIPSEFDEKRTNAVSTNERLQQEAQAVLDVIENPDVAQALRQDKNQNLQYLKDNYNLTLEQITALYNFGQFQYSYGNYSGAADYLYHFRVLSTDNDLNTSAHWGKLASDILTGRWDVALEELNTLRDAIDSRSPASLLNIPEPALGQLHSRTWLAHWSLFVYFNHPEGRTLLLETFLSPTYLNTIQTSCPWILRYLAAAAILSRKAAAGVAVGGAAATPLSSRVRHAIREVVKVIQTEEYQYNDPVTSFLKELYIEFDFEAAQRELTLAEEVVGNDFFLNEFKEEFLDNARYLISEAYCRIHQKIDIANLSERLNLSQEEGEKWIVNLIRETRMGADAKIDLEKNVIEINRPALPVYQSVIEKTRQLAVRTQALGVTITRAGQQAQQQPKQDTREQVPVA; encoded by the exons atggccGAATACGACTTATCGAAGACCATTATTCCATATCTCGACAGACATCTGTCCTTTCCTCTCTTAGCCCATCTTGCAGAAATTACCTTATTTCCAGCGGAACAAGTCCAACTCGCCCAATATGAATTAGCCAAGGGCACCAACATGTTCGACTATGCTGTGTCACTATTCCGGCAGATTTATCCAGGAAAAGAGATCCCTTCAG AGTTCGATGAAAAGCGAACCAATGCTGTTTCTACCAACGAGAGGTTGCAACAAGAGGCTCAGGCCGTATTGGATGTTATCGAAAACCCTGATGTAGCACAGGCTTTGCGACAGGACAAGAATCAGAACTTGCAGTACCTAAAGGACAACTACAAC CTCACCTTGGAACAAATCACTGCATTGTACAACTTTGGCCAGTTCCAGTACTCATACGGAAACTACAGCGGTGCTGCAGACTACCTATATCACTTCCGTGTGCTCTCCACCGACAATGACCTTAACACATCAGCGCACTGGGGCAAGCTTGCCTCGGATATCCTCACCGGTCGATGGGACGTTGCTCTCGAAGAACTCAACACCCTGCGTGATGCTATCGATTCACGAAGCCCCGCATCGCTCCTTAACATACCCGAACCAGCTCTCGGGCAGTTGCACTCTCGTACATGGCTCGCTCACTGGTCACTCTTCGTGTATTTCAACCACCCAGAAGGCCGAACTCTTCTTCTCGAAACATTCCTCTCACCCACTTACCTCAACACCATTCAAACGTCGTGTCCATGGATCTTGCGCTATCTCGCCGCTGCCGCCATCCTTTCGCGCAAGGCCGCAGCCGGTGTAGCTGTCGGTGGAGCTGCGGCTACACCGCTGTCATCCCGTGTTCGTCATGCCATCAGGGAGGTAGTGAAGGTCATTCAGACTGAGGAGTACCAGTACAACGACCCAGTAACTTCTTTCCTCAAGGAATTGTATATCGAGTTCGACTTTGAGGCTGCGCAGCGGGAATTGACGCTGGCTGAGGAGGTTGTTGGAAACGATTTCTTCTTGAACGAATTCAAGGAAGAATTCTTGGATAATGCCCGATATCTTATCAGCGAGGCTTATTGCAGAATTCACCAAAAGATTGACATTGC TAATCTCTCTGAACGCCTTAACCTGTCACAGGAGGAGGGTGAAAAGTGGATCGTCAACCTCATCCGAGAGACACGCATGGGTGCTGACGCCAAAATCGATTTGGAGAAG AATGTTATCGAGATCAACCGTCCAGCTCTGCCCGTGTATCAATCCGTCATTGAAAAGACTCGCCAGCTCGCCGTGCGCACGCAGGCCCTGGGCGTCACCATTACCCGCGCCGGCCAACAGGCCCAGCAGCAGCCCAAGCAGGATACCAGAGAGCAGGTTCCTGttgcttga
- a CDS encoding D-lactate dehydrogenase [cytochrome], mitochondrial → MLARGLRSSLYLSMKHYPPHRSLNATRPAKYFSSVHTISNPTPRFHRFSGLQVALSVLISASLGFGTAVYLTDSPYLKSETPQFGSSDDIQNAISDLKKIFGAGSKVSTDPDDLHDHGFSANDHHPGMRHSVVVYPESTEDVVKIVNIATKYRVPITAYSGATSLEGHYRGHSTGGICVDMGNMDHIIEINEKDGDLVCQPGVRWMDINETLREKGIPLFFPIDPAPGATIGGMLSTGCSGTNAVRYGTAKGEWFLNVTVVLPSGEVIKTRQRSRKSSAGFDTTKLFIGAEGTLGIITEVTIRLAPVLPTTVAVVHFPNVQKATEAVMDVMQAGVGIQCVELVDDVFMSAINKFGMSKKVYPEKDSLFFKFQGPATIGSASPSASASLRETAEIVKKITEKHGGTGFRLARDANEADELWADRKNAHYAGLALVDGSKGWPTDVCVPVSKLPQLVYETKQDIKNAGLVSTIVGHVGDGNFHALILFKTDEEMERAKELVHRMVKRAIALDGTCTGEHGVGIGKKEYLIGELGEGTVQLMKTIKKTIDPLGIFNPGKLYPDDVTSSTQKTSKE, encoded by the exons ATGCTCGCTCGAGGCCTACGCTCATCTCTTTACCTGTCAATGAAACATTACCCACCTCATAGAAGTTTAAATGCTACACGGCCTGCGAAATATTTTTCATCAGTGCACACCATATCCAATCCTACACCTCGGTTCCATCGTTTCTCCGGCCTTCAGGTCGCCTTATCAGTACTCATTAGCGCCTCACTAGGGTTTGGAACAGCTGTTTATCTTACAGACTCCCCTTATTTGAAGTCGGAGACCCCACAGTTTGGATCCTCGGACGATATTCAGAATGCAATTTCAGatttgaaaaaaatatttgGAGCAGGAAGTAAAGTATCCACTGACCCTGATGACCTTCATGACCATGGATTCTCAGCAAATGATCATCACCCGG GCATGAGGCACAGTGTCGTTGTATATCCTGAATCTACTGAGGATGTCGTGAAGATTGTCAACATAGCGACAAAGTACCGGGTACCAATTACTGCATATTCTGGGGCCACAAGTCTGGAAGGCCATTATCGTGGA CACAGCACTGGGGGGATATGTGTTGATATGGGGAACATGGATCATATTATCGAAATCAACG AGAAAGACGGTGACCTTGTCTGTCAACCGGGAGTGAGGTGGATGGATATAAATGAGACTCTTCGCGAAAAGG GAATCCCTCTCTTTTTCCCA ATCGATCCTGCCCCAGGGGCAACCATAGGCGGCATGTTGAGCACGGGTTGTTCAGGAA CGAACGCAGTTAGATATGGAACCGCCAAAGGAGAATGGTTCCTCAACGTT ACGGTGGTACTGCCATCTGGAGAAGTGATTAAAACACGACAACGTTCTCGAAAGTCTTCAGCAGGGTTTGATACCACCAAACTGTTTATCGGCGCTGAGGGGACTCTCGGCATAATCACTGAAG TGACTATTCGACTGGCGCCAGTCTTGCCAACGACCGTTGCTGTTGTTCATTTCCCGAATGTACAGAAAGCCACTGAAGCCGTCATGGATGTGATGCAGGCTGGCGTTGGTATAC AATGCGTCGAGTTGGTGGATGATGTCTTTATGTCCGCTATCAACAAATTCGGAATGTCCAAAAAGGTTTACCCCGAAAAAGACAGCCTGTTTTTCAAGTTCCAGGGCCCAGCTACCATCGGCTCTGCTTCTCCATCAGCGTCCGCCTCCCTGCGTGAAACCGCGGAGATCGTGAAGAAAATAACTGAGAAACACGGTGGGACGGGATTCCGCCTTGCGCGCGATGCTAATGAAGCAGACGAACTTTGGGCTGACAGGAAGAATGCGCACTATGCTGGACTTGCACTGGTAGACGGCAGCAAAGGCTGGCCGACTGACGTTTG CGTCCCTGTGTCGAAGCTCCCACAACTGGTGTATGAAACCAAACAAGACATCAAGAACGCAGGCCTTGTGTCTACGATTGTCGGGCACGTTGGGGACGGCAATTTCCATGCATTGATTCTGTTCAAAACGGATGAAGAGATGGAGCGCGCAAAAGAGCTGGTGCACCGGATGGTCAAGCGCGCGATTGCGCTGGATGGGACTT GTACCGGAGAGCATGGGGTAGgtattggaaagaaagaatatcTCATAGGAGAGCTCGGCGAAGGGACAGTTCAGCTTATGAAAACAATCAAGAAGACAATAGACCCCCTTGGGATTTTCAATCCAGGAAAG CTATATCCCGACGATGTTACAAGTTCCACACAGAAAACGTCCAAAGAGTAG